A window of Drosophila subobscura isolate 14011-0131.10 chromosome E, UCBerk_Dsub_1.0, whole genome shotgun sequence contains these coding sequences:
- the LOC117891536 gene encoding GTP-binding protein Rit2, whose protein sequence is MAGDMSIGCAALKRSSKLRSCTSGGDTDSMHIGNDRMDNGSVKQAPAPPQNMRGGLRVYKIVILGDGGVGKSAVTLQFVSHSFLDYHDPTIEDSYQQQAVIDNEAALLDILDTAGQVEFTAMRDQYMRCGEGFIICYSVTDRHSFQEASEYRKLITRVRLSEEIPLVLIANKVDLESQRRVTTEEGKNLANQFGCPFFETSAALRHYIDEAFYTLVREIRRKELQKGTDSSSEKIHTRHRSRWWRIRSIFALVFRRRRNLN, encoded by the exons ATGGCCGGCGACATGTCCATTGGTTGTGCAGCTTTGAAAAGGTCCAGCAAACTGAGGTCCTGCACCAGTGGCGGCGACACGGACTCGATGCACATTGGCAACGATCGCATGGACAATGGCAGCGTAAAACAAGCCCCAGCACCGCCCCAGAACATGAGAGGAGGCCTCCGGGTGTACAAGATAGTCATCCTCGGGGATGGCGGTGTCGGAAAGTCCG CTGTTACCTTACAGTTCGTGAGCCACAGCTTCTTGGACTACCACGACCCGACCATTG AGGACTCGTACCAGCAACAGGCAGTCATAGACAACGAGGCCGCCCTGCTCGACATACTCGACACTGCCGGCCAGGTCGAGTTCACGGCCATGCGGGACCAATACATGCGCTGTGGGGAAGGTTTCATCATCTGCTACTCGGTCACCGACCGCCACAGCTTCCAGGAGGCATCGGAGTACCGCAAACTAATCACCCGGGTGCGTCTGTCCGAGGAGATACCACTGGTGCTGATTGCCAACAAGGTGGATCTGGAATCTCAGCGTCGTGTCACCACCGAGGAGGGCAAGAATCTGGCCAATCAGTTCGGCTGTCCGTTCTTTGAGACGTCCGCGGCACTACGCCACTACATCGACGAAGCGTTCTACACACTCGTCCGTGAGATCCGTCgcaaggagctgcagaaggGCACAGACAGCAGCTCCGAGAAGATCCACACGCGCCACCGCAGCCGCTGGTGGCGCATACGCTCCATATTCGCCTTGGTATTCCGTCGTCGACGCAACTTGAACTAG
- the LOC117891535 gene encoding polynucleotide 5'-hydroxyl-kinase NOL9, whose translation MNKRAEKRELRQMHNESINNPVAKQYIMADTNGAEPKHTANSSDILAPKKRSACQITASASDLKKLKTSDLGEDANIGLSAIPTKNDEIWSKLRYLEDGKIEIDDSSHSELDHEACHDESPGSNSDDEQQTDFLLHTQSKTAWRVPMVLEKPLKKLVYIPKKANAQTECRVLVKGSVKKIVIFSNDLKSTKIEELHDWDNDGDKAQESAAQTINDKEAKLEDEMHNLTKETGAGETQTIEDKEDLDAVSLITIDEGPLEDETLGELPPSDAEPCPLVQAKGDSDTESIITIEDFAEDQSPTASPVTEAEPDVAMEEVDELPQAMEYSQMFNGDLPYCPPALSVFEYSPTCNDVLAVIKEDIELYGTLLLTLLGGQITVNGFNAKKRQSLTIYSPKGISWVSICPKKRLKPIQEKIEWEKLSEKFTRAQLDNLRECFNCQEDALVLLQRNTMAQNLLDTLKRYMNQILFPQVNGTSVAHSQSERVLNCYIQSSDRRRTLQVPNEWTKLKMNKSTRLMVTGGKGVGKSTLLRYLLNRHLNVFPRVLFIDLDIGQPEIFLQQTVSCTILDEPLLGPGILLNKQPDRAYVVGDTNIVMCHLQYAKAVTQLMSHIHQNPEYADIPFLINTMGYNRGFGLELMALLVDCVQPTDVVQISSTLPMNNFSSPLDWANLSQVKGPYVYKDAAFRVERKSHKYALHVLPSAVPPREQGAWRMSPRDMRFTNLLVRLSTCLRGNAKHPTDCQPISTCFRSIQFVHPTEDDVEKSSIMAGMEANLVFLANQGAQGLPVCLGMGVVRAIDFEKEMLYLVPAIPLERMSEVNCLVSCGDISMPQKFFTEPGPQVGSHLPFVSQQDDAGWLTKSINQYYSRTSSMKKD comes from the exons ATGAATAAGAGAGCAGAAAAGCGAGAACTACGTCAGATGCATAACGAATCAATTAATAACCCCGTTGCGAAGCAGTACATTATGGCTGACACAAATGGAGCTGAGCCCAAGCACACCGCAAATTCTTCAGATATTCTTGCGCCAAAAAAGCGATCGGCCTGCCAAATCACAGCCAGTGCGAGCGATCTGAAGAAATTGAAAACATCTGATCTAGGCGAAGATGCAAATATTGGGCTTTCAGCAatcccaacaaaaaatgatgaAATATGGTCCAAACTGCGTTACTTAGAGGATG GAAAAATTGAGATAGACGATTCCAGTCATTCCGAGCTGGACCACGAGGCATGTCATGATGAATCTCCTGGGAGTAACTCAGATGATGAGCAACAGACTGATTTTCTTCTACACACAC AATCCAAGACTGCCTGGAGAGTGCCAATGGTACTTGAAAAACCCCTCAAAAAATTAGTTTATATCCccaaaaaagcaaatgctCAAACAGAGTGCCGTGTTCTTGTGAAGGGATCTGTTAAGAAGATTGTAATATTTTCGAATGATTTGAAATCGACAAAAATAGAAGAACTTCACGATTGGGATAACGATGGGGATAAAGCTCAGGAATCGGCTGCTCAAACCATCAACGATAAAGAAGCTAAACTGGAAGATGAAATGCATAATTTAACCAAAGAAACGGGTGCAGGAGAAACACAAACGATTGAGGATAAAGAGGACTTGGATGCGGTCTCCCTCATCACTATTGACGAGGGTCCACTTGAAGATGAGACACTCGGGGAACTTCCTCCATCGGATGCCGAGCCCTGTCCGCTGGTGCAAGCAAAAGGGGACTCAGATACAGAGTCTATAATTACCATTGAAGACTTTGCAGAAGATCAATCCCCAACTGCCTCACCCGtaacagaggcagagcctgACGTCGCCATGGAGGAGGTAGACGAGTTGCCCCAAGCAATGGAGTATTCCCAGATGTTCAATGGAGATCTACCCTATTGCCCTCCAGCGTTGAGCGTCTTTGAGTACAGCCCAACGTGCAACGATGTGCTGGCTGTGATCAAAGAGGACATTGAGCTCTATGGCACTCTCTTGTTGACACTCCTCGGTGGTCAGATCACAGTGAACGGCTTCAATGCCAAGAAACGCCAAAGCCTGACAATATACTCGCCCAAAGGCATCAGTTGGGTGAGCATTTGCCCAAAGAAACGTCTGAAACCAATTCAAGAGAAAATTGAATGGGAAAAACTGTCAGAGAAGTTTACGCGCGCCCAACTGGACAACCTGCGGGAATGCTTCAACTGTCAGGAGGATGCCCTTGTCCTCCTGCAGAGGAACACCATGGCCCAGAACTTGCTCGATACTTTAAAGAGATATATGAACCAAATACTTTTCCCCCAAGTCAATGGCACGAGCGTGGCCCACTCGCAAAGCGAACGGGTGCTAAACTGTTACATTCAGAGTTCGGACAGACGTCGCACCCTTCAGGTGCCGAACGAGTGGACCAAGCTGAAGATGAATAAGAGCACTCGACTGATGGTAACTGGTGGGAAGGGTGTCGGCAAGTCCACCCTGCTGCGTTATCTGCTCAATCGGCACTTGAACGTTTTTCCACGCGTTCTGTTCATCGATCTGGACATTGGCCAGCCGGAGATCTTTCTGCAGCAAACGGTGTCCTGCACCATCCTTGACGAGCCGCTTTTGGGGCCTGGCATCCTACTGAACAAGCAGCCGGATCGTGCTTATGTCGTGGGCGACACGAACATCGTCATGTGCCACTTGCAGTATGCCAAGGCGGTGACACAGCTCATGAGCCACATCCACCAGAATCCCGAGTATGCCGACATACCATTTCTGATCAACACGATGGGCTACAACAGGGGATTCGGGCTGGAGCTGATGGCTCTGCTGGTGGACTGTGTCCAGCCAACGGATGTGGTGCAGATCTCGAGTACTTTGCCCATGAACAACTTTAGCTCGCCCCTCGACTGGGCGAACCTTTCACAGGTGAAAGGTCCCTATGTCTACAAAGATGCGGCATTCAGGGTTGAGCGTAAAAGCCACAAGTACGCGCTCCACGTGCTGCCAAGTGCAGTGCCACCCAGAGAGCAGGGTGCCTGGCGCATGAGTCCAAGGGATATGAGATTCACCAATCTGTTGGTCCGCCTCAGCACTTGCCTCAGGGGCAATGCCAAGCACCCGACCGACTGCCAGCCCATCAGCACATGTTTTCGGAGTATTCAATTTGTCCACCCCACCGAGGACGATGTTGAAAAGAGCAGCATTATGGCTGGAATGGAAGCCAATTTGGTTTTCTTGGCCAATCAGGGCGCGCAGGGTCTGCCCGTGTGCCTGGGCATGG GTGTTGTCCGTGCCATTGACTTTGAGAAGGAGATGCTGTATCTCGTGCCAGCCATTCCCCTGGAGCGAATGTCCGAAGTGAATTGTCTCGTATCCTGCGGGGACATCAGCATGCCGCAAAAATTCTTCACGGAGCCTGGGCCGCAGGTTGGCAGCCACTTGCCGTTTGTCTCTCAGCAGGACGACGCTGGCTGGCTCACTAAAAGTATCAACCAGTATTATTCGCGAACGTCTTCCATGAAGAAAGATTAA
- the LOC117891538 gene encoding 39S ribosomal protein L34, mitochondrial, which produces MLQGLIQRTCLVAFNTAQTILVRQKHAFDRAVLKPKVRCHFPKPREVKRINVHGWDTRMSTPEGRRVLMRRILKGRHSLSH; this is translated from the exons ATGCTGCAAGGATTGATTCAGAG AACCTGCCTGGTGGCATTCAACACGGCACAAACCATCCTCGTGCGGCAGAAGCACGCCTTCGACCGGGCCGTGCTCAAGCCGAAGGTCCGCTGCCACTTCCCCAAGCCGCGCGAGGTAAAGCGCATCAACGTCCATGGCTGGGACACCCGCATGTCCACACCAGAGGGACGTCGTGTGCTGATGCGCAGGATCCTCAAGGGCAGACACAGCCTCTCTCACTAG
- the LOC117891537 gene encoding ras-like GTP-binding protein Rho1, translating to MTTIRKKLVIVGDGACGKTCLLIVFSKDQFPEVYVPTVFENYVADIEVDGKQVELALWDTAGQEDYDRLRPLSYPDTDVILMCFSVDSPDSLENIPEKWTPEVKHFCPNVPIILVGNKKDLRNDPNTIRDLAKMKQEPVKPQEGRAMAEKINAFAYLECSAKSKEGVREVFETATRAALQVKKRKKTRCLLL from the exons ATGACGACGATTCGCAAGAAATTGGTAATTGTCGGCGACGGTGCCTGCGGTAAAACTTGCCTTCTGATTGTCTTTAGCAAAGATCAATTCCCCGAGGTCTATGTGCCCACTGTGTTCGAGAACTATGTGGCCGATATCGAAGTTGATGGTAAACAG gTGGAGCTGGCCTTGTGGGATACGGCCGGGCAGGAGGACTACGACAGACTACGACCGCTGAGCTATCCCGACACAGATGTTATACTGATGTGTTTCTCAGTGGATTCCCCCGATTCACTAGAAAATATTCCTGAAAAGTGGACCCCAGAG GTCAAACACTTTTGTCCAAATGTTCCAATCATTTTGGTAGGAAATAAGAAAGATTTGCGAAATGATCCCAACACAATTCGG GATCTCGCAAAAATGAAGCAAGAGCCTGTTAAGCCGCAGGAAGGACGCGCCATGGCCGAGAAGATAAATGCCTTTGCCTATTTGGAATGCTCGGCCAAGTCCAAGGAGGGTGTCCGGGAGGTGTTTGAGACGGCAACCAGGGCTGCGTTGCAAGTCAAAAAGAGGAAGAAGACCAGATGCCTTTTGCTCTAA